The Cetobacterium sp. 8H genome segment ATATGTTACCTTTTTTATTTGATAAACTTGTAACACCTTTAAGTGTTGTTATTCCATTGGGAGGAGCTTTTATAATATTTCTTGTGGGATTTGGACTACTTGAATTTATGGGTATTTTAATGGAAAATATAATGAGACCTATTTTTAAAACACCTGGAAAATCCTCAATAGATGCGGTTGCTTCTTTTGTAGGTTCTTATTCGATTGGACTTCTTATAACTAATAAAGTTTATACAGATGGAAAATACTCTCTGAAAGAAGCCGCTATAATAGCTACAGGATTTTCAACTGTTTCTGCAACTTTTATGATAGTGGTTGCAAAGACTCTTGGCTTGATAGAGATTTGGAATTTTTATTTTTGGAGTTGTATTCTTATAACATTTTTAGTGACAGCCATAACAGTTCGTTTATTTCCATTAAATAAGTTGCCAAATAGTTATTATGAAAATAATAAATTTCAAGATGAAAAGATAGAAAATGGAAATATTTTAGGAAGAGCTTTTCTTTCAGGGATAAATAGTGCAAAAAAAAATAATGAACCAGTATTTATTCAATTTTTAAAAAACTATAAAGAAGGATTTATAATAACAGCGGGAATTTTACCATCAATTATGTCAATAGGATTATTGGGATTAGTTCTAGCTAAATATACACCTATTTTTGATGTGATAGGTTATATCTATCTTCCATTTACAAAGATATTGGGGTTTGAAAATCCTCATTTAATAGCAAAAGCCTTATCAACAAGTATTGCAGAGATGTTTTTACCGGCTATTCTTGTAACTAAAGAAGGATTGTTAGCAAGATATGTTGTTGCTATAGTTTCTATTTCGGAAATACTTTTCTTTTCAGCTTCAATACCTTGTATATTATCAACTGATATAAAAATTAAAGTAATAGATCTTATTATTATTTGGATTCAAAGGGTTATACTCTCTTTAATATTAGCCACAATTTTAGGATATTTATTTTTATGAAAAATAAAAAAGAACTCTTAAGAAAATAAAGAGTTCTAAGAGAATTTATATATGAATGTTCTTTAAAAAATTTTCAATTTTAATTATGTTGTGGTTAGAAAATTTTTCTTTACAATAGATATATGTTTGCTCTGAAGCTCTAGTAAGAGCAACATATGCTATTTTCTTATTTTTAATTTTTTCAAATTCTACGAGAATACATATTTTAGCTTCTAAACCTTTGGCAGAATAATATGTGGTAACAACTCCGTGGGTATCAGAAAAATCTTTTGAGAAAGTTAAAAATGAAGTTAGATTATTCGGTAAAAGTCTGTAGAAATCCTCTTTAGTTTTATTTGTTGGAACTAAAATCATCAAATCTTCAGGGTTGATTTTTTCTTTGATTAGTAAAAAATTTAAAATGTCAAAAATTTCTGTGTATCCTCGTTCTACAAAATAAATTTCACTATTATGATTTGTTTGAAGTTTAATATTTTCTAATTCAGATAGAACATTTGCAGAAGAAGTTGTACCATTGTCATCTAAAATGAGATTAGAAGCTAAAAGCATCTGTTTTTTACCTGTTCTATAGGAAAAGTTAAGAGACAGGTTTTTATCTATTGGTGACAGATTTAAAGATTTAAGAGAAAGTTCATCATTGTTATAAATAGCTTGTAGAGGATCTCCTACAAGAAGAAGATTTTTTTGATTATCAATCATATTTAAAGATTTTATGCAAACTTTAATCCAATCCTCTTTAAAATCTTGGTATTCATCAACTAATATTGCATCATAACTTGGAGTAGCTTTAGAAAGTGCAATTTTAGGAAGCTCATCTTTCCAAAAATCACTATTATTAAAATCTCCAGCTTCAACTTCAGCAATCTCTAAAGCTAGAGTATGAAAGGTATCTATAGTTAAATTATTTAAATTTAGACCTTCAAATTCTAAAATTGGTTTGAGATAGTTTATTTTACTTTCAATTCTAGATTTTAAAGTTCTATTATATGTTAAAATCTTTATTTTCCAATTAGGATGAGCTTTAGCTAAATGAATTGCCCTAGATATTAAAACTACAGTTTTTCCACTTCCAGGAACTCCCGTAATTATTTGAAAACCGTTTTCTAAATTTTTAGCTAATTTTTCTTGTTTTGTATCTAAAACTTTTATAGTTTCATCAACAAGATCTTCATTTAAAAATTCATCTTTTTTTTCAATATCAGTAATAAGAATTTCTGGGTATATACAACCTCTTATACAATTTATTGTTTTATCGCTTAGAGTTTCTTTTGGTGAGGAGAGAAAATAATTTAAATCAAGCATCCCTAAGTTTTCTTTAGGTATATATTCTTTGTAGCTATCATTAAATTTATGTTTAAAATTTTTAATATGATTTGACTTCATTTGAGTAAAAACAACAAAGGTTCTAAAGTTAAACTTCAGTTCTCCACTTTCATTTAAAAGAAAATCTTGGTTTTCAAAAAGACCTTTGAAATAGTTATAATTTTGTTTAACTTGAAAAAAAGGATTTTTAACACCTTTCTCTCTAACTTCACCTACTACAGAGTTCATATACTCAATCTCTTCATGTTTCCAGTCTACAACTTTAAAAATGAAAACCCCTCTTAAGGAATCAATTAATAAAAAATCTAAGTTAAAATCTCGTATTTGTGGTTTTACATAGAGTATCGCTTTTCCATTTTTATAAAAATCTTTAATTTTATTTTGAAACTCCAATTGAAAAGTTTCTAATTTTATATTTTTGTCATTTATAATTTCCAAAGACATAATAACTCCTTTCAAAGAATAATGGCACTCATCTGTAAAACATTTTGAAACTGTCTCTTATCCATAAATACACAATCTTTATATTCTCTTTGACAAATAGGGAAAATATATATAGAGTCATTATTTGTATTTATGATATTTGAAATTTCAAATTCAATAGTTTTAAAAGTAGTTTCAGAAAGATCACCTAAAAAAACAGATTTCTGGATTCTTAAACATCCTAAATTTCTTAAAAATTTTATAAATTTGTTTCTAATATTATTTTCACTTATATCATACATAATAAAAACTTTTATAGAAATTCAACCTCCTCTTTTCGTAATTTATTTAAATCTTTATTAAATCCAACTCTTTTAAAATTTGAGAAATCATCAGAACATAAACCAATAAATAATAAACTATCTTTTTTATTATTAAAAAAGATTTTACTATTTTTTATAAGTGATTGTTTGCCTTGTGGAGAAAGTTCACCAAAAAAGACAGATTTTTGTATAGGAAGCAGCCCATTTTCTTTTAAAAACTTATTTAACCCTGTTCGATGATTATTGTTTGAAATATCATAGCTAACAATATATATCATAAATTCATAAGAGAGGTAGCCAAATTTTTAGCTTCTAATTTTATCAAATTTTTATGAGTATAATTTTTTTTATTTGATAAACTCCCACTCCTTTCTAAAGTTTTATAAAATTCTTGAACTATAATGCCTTTTTTTGTAGAAGCTAAAATTATAGATTTATCCTCTTTTTCTATAAAAAAATTTTGCTGTATAATTCCTTTGCTAAATAGAGTTGTAACCTGTTCTAAAGCTAAAAATCTAAATTGCTCTATAAAGTCAAAGAGTAATGATGCTTTATTATAGTTATCTGTATGAAAGATTCCAATAAAAGGATCTAAGCCAGCAATAATAAGAGCGTGTTCTACTTTTGAGTATAAGATTCCATATAGATAGTTTAAAACTATATTATAAGGAGTTTTAGCACCACGATATTCTCTTTCTTTAAACTTCCACCGTTCAGGCAATAGATCTGAAATACATTTAAAATATATTTTAGATATATTCCCTTCATATCCCATTAAAGTTTCTCTTATTTCAGAGGGAGAACCGTTTAAATTAGATAGTTTATCCATAAGCTGCTTCATTTTAGCTATGTCTTCTGAATAAGATGTTATTTTTCTTATAGAGGAAAGTTTTTCGAGATGGTTAATTTGGTGTTTTAATTTTTTAATAATCCACTCTTTTCCGAGTTCACTTCCAACTTCTGTTTGAAAAAACTCTAATTGTTTTCTTCTAATTTTGGCATTAGAACCAAATTTGTATTGCCAAACTTTTCCAATAACATTACCTAATTTATCAGATAAAATAATTGGAATATCATTGGTTATAGCTAATTGTAGGGCATCAGATGAAACTGATATTTTGTCTTCAATAACAAAACATTCAACTTGATTGGGAGAAAAATAATGTTCACCTTTAGAGTTAATGATACAAAATGCTTCCCCAGATTTTTTTAATTTACTTCCGAATTCTGTAAGATAGATATCCATGTAATCACCTCCAATTGAAATATATTTATATTTTAAAGGAGAGGTCTTACAAAAAAATCATAAAAATTACAAAAAATAAAAAACTCCCACATAATGTGGAAGTAAATTGATCCTTGTTTTATATGGATATAGTCTTTAACGATAAAGACACAGTAGAGCAGTTTTTTAAGACTGAGTCACAATCCTTGTTTTATATGGATATAGTCTTTAACTATGAGTCAAATGAGAGTTGGGTCTAAGGGTGTTGTTGCAGGAA includes the following:
- a CDS encoding YjiH family protein; this translates as MEEIRKIKKLDIMKYVFLNFIGIFMFFIPITLQNKNTIPLDHIASFITTSFPEIVKIYILILMGIGAFRPLFIEKNWLKNKTSLFFTIAKLFGFVIGVSTFLNIGPKNLFEKDMLPFLFDKLVTPLSVVIPLGGAFIIFLVGFGLLEFMGILMENIMRPIFKTPGKSSIDAVASFVGSYSIGLLITNKVYTDGKYSLKEAAIIATGFSTVSATFMIVVAKTLGLIEIWNFYFWSCILITFLVTAITVRLFPLNKLPNSYYENNKFQDEKIENGNILGRAFLSGINSAKKNNEPVFIQFLKNYKEGFIITAGILPSIMSIGLLGLVLAKYTPIFDVIGYIYLPFTKILGFENPHLIAKALSTSIAEMFLPAILVTKEGLLARYVVAIVSISEILFFSASIPCILSTDIKIKVIDLIIIWIQRVILSLILATILGYLFL
- the cas1 gene encoding CRISPR-associated endonuclease Cas1, coding for MDIYLTEFGSKLKKSGEAFCIINSKGEHYFSPNQVECFVIEDKISVSSDALQLAITNDIPIILSDKLGNVIGKVWQYKFGSNAKIRRKQLEFFQTEVGSELGKEWIIKKLKHQINHLEKLSSIRKITSYSEDIAKMKQLMDKLSNLNGSPSEIRETLMGYEGNISKIYFKCISDLLPERWKFKEREYRGAKTPYNIVLNYLYGILYSKVEHALIIAGLDPFIGIFHTDNYNKASLLFDFIEQFRFLALEQVTTLFSKGIIQQNFFIEKEDKSIILASTKKGIIVQEFYKTLERSGSLSNKKNYTHKNLIKLEAKNLATSLMNL
- a CDS encoding UvrD-helicase domain-containing protein; protein product: MSLEIINDKNIKLETFQLEFQNKIKDFYKNGKAILYVKPQIRDFNLDFLLIDSLRGVFIFKVVDWKHEEIEYMNSVVGEVREKGVKNPFFQVKQNYNYFKGLFENQDFLLNESGELKFNFRTFVVFTQMKSNHIKNFKHKFNDSYKEYIPKENLGMLDLNYFLSSPKETLSDKTINCIRGCIYPEILITDIEKKDEFLNEDLVDETIKVLDTKQEKLAKNLENGFQIITGVPGSGKTVVLISRAIHLAKAHPNWKIKILTYNRTLKSRIESKINYLKPILEFEGLNLNNLTIDTFHTLALEIAEVEAGDFNNSDFWKDELPKIALSKATPSYDAILVDEYQDFKEDWIKVCIKSLNMIDNQKNLLLVGDPLQAIYNNDELSLKSLNLSPIDKNLSLNFSYRTGKKQMLLASNLILDDNGTTSSANVLSELENIKLQTNHNSEIYFVERGYTEIFDILNFLLIKEKINPEDLMILVPTNKTKEDFYRLLPNNLTSFLTFSKDFSDTHGVVTTYYSAKGLEAKICILVEFEKIKNKKIAYVALTRASEQTYIYCKEKFSNHNIIKIENFLKNIHI
- the cas2 gene encoding CRISPR-associated endonuclease Cas2 is translated as MYDISENNIRNKFIKFLRNLGCLRIQKSVFLGDLSETTFKTIEFEISNIINTNNDSIYIFPICQREYKDCVFMDKRQFQNVLQMSAIIL
- the cas2 gene encoding CRISPR-associated endonuclease Cas2 codes for the protein MIYIVSYDISNNNHRTGLNKFLKENGLLPIQKSVFFGELSPQGKQSLIKNSKIFFNNKKDSLLFIGLCSDDFSNFKRVGFNKDLNKLRKEEVEFL